GACCAAACGTATGCAGGCCATCGCGAATCTGCGCTTCCTTCAGCTCGCACAGCCATGCATCGACGCGCGTGAGGAGCGTGTCTTCCGAGTCCGCATCGCTCGGCGCTTCGAGGCTCAGCTCTTCATGCAGCCGATGCTTGACGATCGTATCGAGGATGGTCCTGCGCAACAGCTTCGCGCGGCGTGCGTCGACCATCAGCGCGTCATAGTATTCGTCGACCTGGCGTTCGAGGTCTTGGAGCGGCCCGTAGCTTTCGGCACGCGTGAGGGGCGGCATCAGGTGATCGACGATCACCGCCTGCGTGCGGCGCTTGGCCTGGCTGCCCTCGCCCGGATCGTTGACGATGAACGGATACAGATGCGGGAGCGGCCCGAGAATCGCATCGGGCCAGCACGCATCGGAGAGCGCGACGCTCTTGCCCGGCAGCCATTCGAGATTGCCATGCTTGCCGACATGTACGACGGCATCGATGCCGAACTGATGACGCAGCCAGAAATAGAACGCGAGATAAGCATGCGGCGGCGCGAGCTCGGCATCGTGATAGCTCGCATAGTCGTTCTGCTCGCGCGAGCGCGGCGGCTGGATGCCGATAAAGACATGCCCGCAGCGCCGGCCCGCGATCATGAAGCGTCCGCGCCGCAGCGTCGGATCGCGCTCGGGCGGTCCCCACTTCGCGTTCAGCGCGTCGCGCAGCGATTGCGGCAGACGCGCGAAGTGCGTCATGTAATCGCCCAGCGCGAGGCTTTGCAATGCGGGGCGCAAGTCGCGCACGGCGGGGTCGTTGGTGACGCCTTGCGTCAACGCGACCATCAACGCATCGCCGTTCAAGGGCGCATCGTCGACGCGATAACCGTCGTTGCGCAGCATCTGGAGGATGTTCACCACGGACGCGGGGGTATCCAGCCCCACGCCGTTGCCGATGCGCCCCTCGCTCATCGGATAGTTCGCAAGGATCAGCGCCAGTTTCTTGTCGGCGTTGGACGTGCGGCGCAGCTTGCACCAGCGCTCGGTCAATTCGGCAACGAACGCCACGCGCTCCTGATCCGGCTGATAGCGAACCACGTCCACTTCCGTGTGCGGACAGCGATATGCAAGCCCCTTGAAGCTGATTGCGCGCGTGATGATGCGGCCGTCCACTTCGGGCAGCGCGACATGCATCGCGATATCGCGCGAATTGAGGCCGTGATTGTCCTTCACCCATTCCTCGCGATTGCCGCCGCTCAGGATCACCTGCATCACGGGTGCGTCGCCCGCCAGCGCGAGCGGCTCGGGGTCATCGATAGCGGAAGCGGCAAACGCCGTCGTGTTCAGCACGAGCGCGACGTCATGCCGCTCGGCGAGCTGCTGCACGACATCGCGGCTGATCGCATCCTTCAACGACGTGATCGCAACGGGCAACGCGTTCATGCCGCGCGCCTCGAGCGCGTCGATCAGCGCATCGAACACGGCCGTGTTGGCCGCCTGCACATGCGCCTTGTAGAACAGGATCGCGACAACGGGCGCGCCCGGTGTCCAGCGCGCCTGCCAGTCTTCGATGGTCGCTGCATCACGCGCGGGGTGATACAGCGCGGCGGCAGGCAACGCGTTGGGCGGCGCGGGCTCGTCGCCCCAGCCGAGCGCACGCCATGCGATGCAGCGCATGAAGGACTCGGCATTTCGCGCACCGCCCTCGCGCAGATAGCGCCACAGCTGATGACACAGGTCCGCATCCGCCGTGCTGCGCGCGAGCAGATTCGGGTCTTCCTGCAAATCGCCGGAAAACATCGCGAGCGTTTGCCTGTTGCGCTGCGCGAGCGCGACGACCTGTTCGATGCCATACGGCCAGTACGCCTCGCCGCCCAGATGATCGACGACGACGACGCGCGCATGCTGCAACACATCGTCAACATAGAAATCGACCGAGGCCGGCTGCCGCAGATACGTGACATTCGCAAGCCGCACGCTCGGAAAGCCCTCACCCAGGCGCGGCACGACGCTCGCGAGCAGCGACAGCGTCGTGTCGGCGGAACTGAGGATCACGATATCCGCGGGCTTCTGGTCGATACGGATGACGCCCTTCGCGTCGTCGACGAATCCGCCGGGGACGGTGCGCAGCAAATGCATCGCGATGCCTTCAGGCCTGTTGCGCCTGCGCGCTCATGATGTCGTTCAAGGCTTCGTCGAGCGCGCGCTGCAGCACCCGCTGATCGAGATCTGAGCCGATCAGCACGAAGCGGCTCAGCGTAGCGCTATCGACTTCGCCCGCCTGCCAGCGCCGGTCGAAGTAGCTGTCGAAGCGCCGACCCACGCCTTGAATCACGAGGCGCATCGCCGCGCCCGGCAGCGCTGCAAAACCCTTCACGCGATAGATCGCGTGCCCTTCGACCACCTGCGTGAGCGCCGCGATCATCGTCTCGCGCGACGGCGCCCGCACGGTCACGACGACGGAATCGAATTCGTCGTGATGGTGATCCGCGTGATCGGGATCATCGGCGGAACCGTGATGGTCGTGCCGCAAATGAATCGTTTCTTCCGATGCTGATTCGAGCCCGAGCAGCGCGTGCAGATCGAGCTGCCCCATGTGTGCGCGCACGACTTTCACCTGCGGCGGTATCTCTTCGCGCAGCGTCGATTCGACGGCGGCTTGCTGCGCTTCATCGAGCAGATCGGTCTTGTTGAGGATCACGAGATCAGCCGCCGACAGCTGGTCTTCGAACAGTTCATGCAGCGGCGATTCGTGATCGAGGTTGGGATCGGCCTTGCGCAACCGGTCGACGGCGACAGGGTCATCCGCGAACTGGCCGCTCGCGACAGCCGGGCCGTCGACCACCGTGACGACGGCATCGACGGTGAAGCTGTTCTTGATCGACGGCCAGTTGAATGCCTGCACGAGCGGCTTCGGCAACGCGAGCCCGGAGGTTTCGATCAGCACATGGTCGATCTGGCCGCGGCGCTCGACGAGCTGCTCCATCACCGGGAGGAACTCTTCCTGCACAGTGCAGCAGAGGCAGCCGTTGGCGAGCTCGTACAGCTGGCCTTCCGTCTCGTTGCCGTTCTCATCGCAGCCGATGCCGCAACCCTTGAGGATTTCGCCGTCTATGCCGAGCTCGCCGAACTCGTTGACGATCACAGCGATGCGCAGGCCGCCCGCGCGCTGAAGGATGTGACGCATCAACGTCGTCTTGCCGCTGCCGAGAAAGCCTGTGACGATCGTCACGGGAATCTTGCGCATCTGTGTCTGCATGATGGCTCCGTTGCCCGATGTGTTTGCGGGCGACTTCTGGAATCGCAGCGCCGCGAGCGATGCGATTCAGCGTGATGTACGGGGACGGAAAACGGCGCCGCAAGCGCTTCGCGGCCGCCAGAGGCAAGTGCGAAACGCGCATGCGGCGCGTGCGGAATCATGAACGCAGCGCCGCATCCCCGCAGCGTTGCGTCGTTTTCTCGGGCCGGTATCCGGGCTGATGAAAGCGCCGCCTCTCCTTCCCGCGCGAGCGTTTTCGCGCAGTGGATGATCTGCATGGGCCGCTGTTGGACACACATGCAGCGAGACGGCTCCGCATCGACTTCGCGATGCCTTCACCTACCGTTGCGGGGAGCAGCACAGCTTGGCCCTGTGACGACTCGAGACAACACGAGGGGCCTGCTATTTCCCGTTTAACTGCGCGAGCAGAAAGCGCGCGCGAGCACCAGAGTGCGTGCGAGTTTAGGCCCGCACGGAAGGAGCGTCAAGGAAGGGCGGACGAATGCCTCCCTTCTTATCCATTGCGAAGTGCCCATCGAGGAAAGTCCGCAGCGACGCGCAAGGTCGGCTGTGCTATCGTATGCGCGCGTCTGGTGCCGTGCCTGGGTTCGCTTGCACGGTTAAACGGGAAACAGGGAAGCGCCTCATTTGCACGGCACGCGTCGTGCGGCGAACGAAGCGCTCAGCCTGTGCTGTCCCCGCAACGGTCACGCGGCGAGTGGAAGAGCAACTTCCGCGCAGTGCGTTCAAGGCCACTGCCTGCATCATGCGGGTGGGAAGGCGAGCGCGATGAGCCGCCAGCCCGGATACCGGCCAGATGCAAGGGGGCGACGAGACAGACGAAACCAATCGCCATTCGCTGGAGCCGCGGGAAACGGACGCCAGCGCCCACGTGCGACGCGCTGCTGGCACGCCTGACTGCAAGCCGGTTTCAGGCAATCGCGCGGCGCTCATCAGATGCAGCATCGCATGACCCACATTTCTTCAAGGCCCGCCCGCGCAGCGGCGCCCCATTCGCGATGACCCGCGCCTGGCTGATCGGGGCCGGCCCCGGCGACGTCGAACTGCTGACGCTCAAGGCCGTCCGCACGCTGGCGCAGGCCGACGTCGTGCTCATCGACGATCTCGCGAATCCCGAAGTCCTGCAATTCGCTCGCGACGATGCGCTGATCGTCCACGTCGGCAAACGCGGCGGTCACGCATCGACACCGCAGCCCGCGATCGTCGCGATGATGCTCGATCATTTGCGCGCGGGCCGCAGCGTCGCACGTTTGAAAGGCGGTGATCCGTTCGTGTTCGGACGTGGCGGCGAAGAGCAGCAGGCGTTGCAGGCGGCGGGCGTGCACGTCGAAATCGTCAACGGAATCACGGCGGGCATCGCCGCGCCCGCGGCAATCGGCATTCCCGTCACGCATCGCGACTACGCGCAGGGTGTGATCTTCGTCACGGGCCACGGCGCGCACGAGCACGAAGCCGACTGGCCCGCGCTCGCCGCCACGCGGATGACGCTGGTGATCTACATGGGCATGCGCCGCCTGAACGACATCGTCGATGCGCTGCTACGCGCCGACATGTCGCCGGATACGCCGTGCGCCGCGATCGAATCGGCGACGCGACCCGAGCAGCGTCACGTATGCGCGGCGTTGCGCGATCTCGCCCAACGGGTCGCGCGCGCGAAACTGGGCTCGCCTTCGATCATCGTGATCGGCGGCGTCGCGTCGCTGGCTACGCCCGTCGACGCATTCCTTCAGCGCGCGTCATGACGGGGCTCATCGTGGGCATCGGTTGCCGGCGCGGCGTGTCGGCAGAACAGATCGAGGCGGCCGTGCGCGATGCGCTCGGCGGCACGCTGCCGTTCGATGCGCTCGGGGCCGTGGCAACCGTCGACATGAAAGCCGGCGAACCGGGCCTCGTCGCGTTCTGCGCACGCCATGCGTTGCCGTTGCGCACCTTCACGCGCGAACAGATCGCCGCACTCGACGCACGCACGAACGCATCACACGCCGTGCGCGAGCATATGGGCGTCGATGGCGTATGCGAACCGTGCGCGCTGCTCGCCACGCAAAACGGACGGCTGCTCGTGCACAAACGCGCGCGCGATGGCGTCACGGTTGCCATCGCATGCGCTGCCGATGCCGGCCGCGCCATACATCAGCATTCAAACTACACACCCGGAAGCAAGGACAATCGATGAAGACCGATCCCGAATCGCATGCACGCATGACGCAGCGCCGCCGCGAAGGCCACGAGAAGAAGCAGGCTCAGGCGACCATCGAAAAAGGCCTGCTGATCGTCTACACGGGCACGGGCAAAGGCAAGTCCACGGCCGCGTTCGGCATGGCCGTGCGCGTGCTCGGCCACGGCCTGAAGCTGGGCGTCGTGCAGTTCATCAAGGGCGCGCTGCATACGTCGGAGCGCGATTTTCTCGGCACTCAGGCGAACTGCGATTTCGTCACGATGGGCGACGGCTACACGTGGAACACGCAGGACCGCGAAGCCGACATGGCCACGGCGCGCAAAGGCTGGAACGAGGCGCGCCGCATGATCGAAAGCGGCGAATATCAGATGGTGATTCTCGACGAGCTGAACACCGTGCTGAAGTACGAATATCTCCCGCTCGAGGAAGTGCTCGGCGTCATCAATGCGCGGCCTGAGATGCTGCATGTCGTCATTACGGGGCGCCACGCGCCCGACGCCCTGATCGACGCCGCCGATCTCGTCACCGAAATGCGCCTCGTCAAGCATCCGTATCGCGAGCAGCATGTGAAGGCGCAGCGCGGCGTGGAGTTCTGAACGATGCCCGCGTGCCCCGCTCTCTTCATCAGCGCGCCGGCGTCGGGCCAGGGCAAGACGACCGTCACGGCCGCGCTCGCGCGGCATCATCGACGCATGGGGCGCGACGTGCGCGTGTTCAAGACGGGCCCGGATTTTCTCGACCCGATGATCCTCGCGCGCGCGAGCGGCGCGAGCGTGATGTCGCTGGATCTGTGGATGGTCGGCGAGCACGCGTGTCGCGCGCTGCTCGCCGAAGCGGCGCGCAACGCGGACCTGATCCTGATCGAAGGCGTGATGGGCCTCTTCGACGGCACGCCGAGCAGCGCCGACCTCGCTGCGAAATTCGACGTGCCCGTCGCAGCCGTGATCTCGGCGAAAGCGATGGCGCAGACCTTCGGCGCGGTCGCTTTCGGCCTCGCGCGCTTTCGTCCGGACGTGCCGTTTCATGGCGTGTTTGCGAACCGGGTCGGCTCCGCCCGTCATGCGCAGATGCTCGAAGAATCATTGCCCGCCGGGCTGACGATGCTCGGCTATCTGTCAAGCACCGATGCGATCGAATTGCCCGATCGACATCTGGGCCTGCTGCAGGCTGCGGAGATCGGCGATCTCGACGCACGGCTCGATCGCGCGGCGGAGGCGCTCGCGTCGACGGCGCTTGCGCAACTGCCGCCTGTCGTGGCGTTCGACGAGCCCGCGCAGGAAGCGACGTTGCCGCGACTGCTCGACGGCATGCACATCGCCATTGCGCGCGACGCCGCGTTCGCGTTCATCTATCCGGCGAACGTGCAGCTGCTCGAAGCACTGGGCGCGCGCGTCACGTATTTCTCGCCGCTCGCCGACGAGCCTGTTCCCGTCGATGCGAGCGCGCTCTATCTGCCCGGCGGCTATCCGGAGCTGCATGCGCTTGCGCTCGCCGCCAATGCGCGCAGCGCGGCATCCGTCCGCGCGCATGCGGCTGCCAATAAGACCATCGTCGCCGAATGCGGCGGCATGCTGTATCTACTCGACAGCGTCACCGACACGCAAGGCATCACGACGCCGATGCTCGGCCTGCTGCCCGGCCATGCCGCGATGCAGACGCGCTTCGCCGCGCTCGGCATGCAGCAGGTCGACGACAGCTTGCATGGCACGCTGACGGGCCACACGTTCCACTACTCGCGCGTGAGCACGCCGCTCGCGCCCGTGCGTCACGCGACGCGCGCACAGTCCGACGCGCCCGGCGAAGCCGTCTATCGTCAGGGTTCGATCGTCGCCACTTACATGCACGGCTACTGGCCGTCCAACCCGGCCTTCGCGGCTGCCCTCTTCAATGGCCGAGCCTTTTGACGACGCCGAACGCGCGGCGGTCTACCGCGCGATCTACGAGCGGCGCGACATGCGCCACTTCGTGCCGACGCCCGTCGATCCCGGCGTCCTGGCGCGCCTCGTCGACGCCGCGCACCACGCGCCGAGCGTCGGCTACATGCAACCGTGGCGGATCGGACGCATCACCGACCCCGCGCTTCGGCAGAACTTGCACACAGCCGTCGAACGCGAGCGCGTGCTGACGGCCGACGCGCTCGGCAAGCGACGCGACGAATTCATGAAGCTCAAGGTGGAAGGCATGCTCGAATGCGGGGAGCTGCTGGTGATGGCGCTGATGGACGGCCGCGAGAAGCATGTCTTCGGTCGACGCACACTGCCGGAAATGGATCTCGCGTCGGTGGCCTGCGCGATTCAGAACATGTGGCTCGCGGCGCGTGCGGAAGGTCTGGGAATGGGCTGGGTGTCGCTGTTCGATGCCGACGAAGTGCGCGCAATGCTCGGCATGCCGGCAGGCGCGCGGCCCGTCGCGCTGCTGTGTCTCGGGCACGTCGAGCATTTCTATCGCGAACCGATGCTCGAATCGGAAGGCTGGGCCACGCGCATGCCGCTCGCCGCGTGCCTGTTCGAAAACAAGTGGCCTGCAACGCCGCCGGACTGCCACGCAAAAAAGCCGGAAGACGACGCGAGCGAAACAGTCTAGGCGCTCTACAGAAACGCTAGAAGCGGCTTTCAGGCGTCGCCCTTCTCGATCCGGTCCAGACGGTACCCATAGCCGTAAATCGGCATCAGCCGATAGCCGTTCTCGGGACGCAGACCGAGCTTCGAGCGCAGCATCGACACATGCGTGTCCATCGTGCGCGACGGGATGCCCGCCGCCTGCTTCCAGATCGCATCGAGAATATGCGAGCGCGACAACGGCCGGCTCAGATGCTTGAACAGCAGCAGTGCCAGTTCGAATTCCTTGTGCGTCAGCGTGACGGCACTGCCGCGCACATGCACGCGCTTCGAACCAGGCTCGAATTCGTACTCGCCGAACACTTCTTTTTCCGCCATCTGTTGCCGCTGAAACGCGCCGCGCAGCAGCACGCCCACGCGCGCGAGCAGGGCCGCCGCGCTCACCGGCTTGACGAGATGGTCGTCGGCGTCGACGTCCTGATGTGCGACGTCCGTTGCGCGGGTCATGAACAGCACGGGCAGACGCTCGGCGAGATCCTGACGGACCCAACGCAGCACCTCGTCGCCCGACTGCCCCGGCGGGTGACGATCCAGCACGAGCAGATCGAACGGCTGGCTGCGCAACTGCCTGACGAGTGCCTGGCCGTCCTCGAATGCATGACACATATGCCCCGCCGCCGACAAGGTCCTGCACACGAAGTCGGCTTGCGCCCGAGTCTCCTCCAGAACTGCAATTCTCATAAAACCCCGCAACGCTAATTCATTGTTTCCGTCCGACCGGGAAATGCCCGATGAAGGATGACGGCTCACGAATATGAAATTTCAAATC
This Paraburkholderia phymatum STM815 DNA region includes the following protein-coding sequences:
- the cobO gene encoding cob(I)yrinic acid a,c-diamide adenosyltransferase, translated to MKTDPESHARMTQRRREGHEKKQAQATIEKGLLIVYTGTGKGKSTAAFGMAVRVLGHGLKLGVVQFIKGALHTSERDFLGTQANCDFVTMGDGYTWNTQDREADMATARKGWNEARRMIESGEYQMVILDELNTVLKYEYLPLEEVLGVINARPEMLHVVITGRHAPDALIDAADLVTEMRLVKHPYREQHVKAQRGVEF
- the cobA gene encoding uroporphyrinogen-III C-methyltransferase — translated: MTRAWLIGAGPGDVELLTLKAVRTLAQADVVLIDDLANPEVLQFARDDALIVHVGKRGGHASTPQPAIVAMMLDHLRAGRSVARLKGGDPFVFGRGGEEQQALQAAGVHVEIVNGITAGIAAPAAIGIPVTHRDYAQGVIFVTGHGAHEHEADWPALAATRMTLVIYMGMRRLNDIVDALLRADMSPDTPCAAIESATRPEQRHVCAALRDLAQRVARAKLGSPSIIVIGGVASLATPVDAFLQRAS
- the bluB gene encoding 5,6-dimethylbenzimidazole synthase, yielding MAEPFDDAERAAVYRAIYERRDMRHFVPTPVDPGVLARLVDAAHHAPSVGYMQPWRIGRITDPALRQNLHTAVERERVLTADALGKRRDEFMKLKVEGMLECGELLVMALMDGREKHVFGRRTLPEMDLASVACAIQNMWLAARAEGLGMGWVSLFDADEVRAMLGMPAGARPVALLCLGHVEHFYREPMLESEGWATRMPLAACLFENKWPATPPDCHAKKPEDDASETV
- a CDS encoding response regulator transcription factor; this translates as MRIAVLEETRAQADFVCRTLSAAGHMCHAFEDGQALVRQLRSQPFDLLVLDRHPPGQSGDEVLRWVRQDLAERLPVLFMTRATDVAHQDVDADDHLVKPVSAAALLARVGVLLRGAFQRQQMAEKEVFGEYEFEPGSKRVHVRGSAVTLTHKEFELALLLFKHLSRPLSRSHILDAIWKQAAGIPSRTMDTHVSMLRSKLGLRPENGYRLMPIYGYGYRLDRIEKGDA
- the cobW gene encoding cobalamin biosynthesis protein CobW, with translation MQTQMRKIPVTIVTGFLGSGKTTLMRHILQRAGGLRIAVIVNEFGELGIDGEILKGCGIGCDENGNETEGQLYELANGCLCCTVQEEFLPVMEQLVERRGQIDHVLIETSGLALPKPLVQAFNWPSIKNSFTVDAVVTVVDGPAVASGQFADDPVAVDRLRKADPNLDHESPLHELFEDQLSAADLVILNKTDLLDEAQQAAVESTLREEIPPQVKVVRAHMGQLDLHALLGLESASEETIHLRHDHHGSADDPDHADHHHDEFDSVVVTVRAPSRETMIAALTQVVEGHAIYRVKGFAALPGAAMRLVIQGVGRRFDSYFDRRWQAGEVDSATLSRFVLIGSDLDQRVLQRALDEALNDIMSAQAQQA
- a CDS encoding cobalamin biosynthesis protein, translating into MTGLIVGIGCRRGVSAEQIEAAVRDALGGTLPFDALGAVATVDMKAGEPGLVAFCARHALPLRTFTREQIAALDARTNASHAVREHMGVDGVCEPCALLATQNGRLLVHKRARDGVTVAIACAADAGRAIHQHSNYTPGSKDNR
- the cobN gene encoding cobaltochelatase subunit CobN, whose protein sequence is MHLLRTVPGGFVDDAKGVIRIDQKPADIVILSSADTTLSLLASVVPRLGEGFPSVRLANVTYLRQPASVDFYVDDVLQHARVVVVDHLGGEAYWPYGIEQVVALAQRNRQTLAMFSGDLQEDPNLLARSTADADLCHQLWRYLREGGARNAESFMRCIAWRALGWGDEPAPPNALPAAALYHPARDAATIEDWQARWTPGAPVVAILFYKAHVQAANTAVFDALIDALEARGMNALPVAITSLKDAISRDVVQQLAERHDVALVLNTTAFAASAIDDPEPLALAGDAPVMQVILSGGNREEWVKDNHGLNSRDIAMHVALPEVDGRIITRAISFKGLAYRCPHTEVDVVRYQPDQERVAFVAELTERWCKLRRTSNADKKLALILANYPMSEGRIGNGVGLDTPASVVNILQMLRNDGYRVDDAPLNGDALMVALTQGVTNDPAVRDLRPALQSLALGDYMTHFARLPQSLRDALNAKWGPPERDPTLRRGRFMIAGRRCGHVFIGIQPPRSREQNDYASYHDAELAPPHAYLAFYFWLRHQFGIDAVVHVGKHGNLEWLPGKSVALSDACWPDAILGPLPHLYPFIVNDPGEGSQAKRRTQAVIVDHLMPPLTRAESYGPLQDLERQVDEYYDALMVDARRAKLLRRTILDTIVKHRLHEELSLEAPSDADSEDTLLTRVDAWLCELKEAQIRDGLHTFGQSPQGMQRRDTLLALGRFPVSDGQGANAGLIDALARDLQVDHLFDPLSADWAAAWEGPYPALLQQVSDAPWRHNGDTRERLELLAASLLDDMCGLPGDSRIQLNAGELPHAARVLQRLRNDILPRLDACGAHELMHLKRGLEGRFVPPGPSGSPSRGRPDVLPTGRNFYSVDTRAIPTQAAWSLGLKSAQTLIERHLQEHGDYPRAIGLSVWGTATMRTGGDDIAQALALIGVRPKWAPGSHRVTDFEIMPIAAFDRPRIDVTLRVSGFFRDAFANVMHLFDAAVQAVAELDEPEDVNPIRARVMRERDAWIARGVAPHEARRRAGFRVFSARPGAYGAGLQQMIDTQQWQTDADLANAYLSWGGYAYTQKSAGEEARHAFGTRLAAMDVVLQNQDNREHDVLDSNDYYQFHGGMTAAVRHLAGSQPHVYHADHSNPDTPRIRTLHEEIARVIRSRVVNPKWLDGVKRHGYKGAAEIAATVDYLYGYDATARVVADHQYALVADAYVNDADTREFMQRHNPHALSAVCERLLEAMQRGLWQQPGDYRAQIEQHLLDSEQHIEGSRS
- a CDS encoding cobyrinate a,c-diamide synthase, yielding MPACPALFISAPASGQGKTTVTAALARHHRRMGRDVRVFKTGPDFLDPMILARASGASVMSLDLWMVGEHACRALLAEAARNADLILIEGVMGLFDGTPSSADLAAKFDVPVAAVISAKAMAQTFGAVAFGLARFRPDVPFHGVFANRVGSARHAQMLEESLPAGLTMLGYLSSTDAIELPDRHLGLLQAAEIGDLDARLDRAAEALASTALAQLPPVVAFDEPAQEATLPRLLDGMHIAIARDAAFAFIYPANVQLLEALGARVTYFSPLADEPVPVDASALYLPGGYPELHALALAANARSAASVRAHAAANKTIVAECGGMLYLLDSVTDTQGITTPMLGLLPGHAAMQTRFAALGMQQVDDSLHGTLTGHTFHYSRVSTPLAPVRHATRAQSDAPGEAVYRQGSIVATYMHGYWPSNPAFAAALFNGRAF